The Pseudodesulfovibrio sp. JC047 genome includes the window CAGGCCACAACGTGACCTGCCTCATTGGATTTAGCCGTCGCCTCGGTAGTTCGGAGATTCCTTGGTGATCGTCACATCATGAACATGTGATTCCCGGAGACCGGCCGAGGAAATCTGGACCATCTGGGAATTTTCATACAAATCATCAAGCGAAGCGGCTCCAGCGTAGCCCATGCCGGACCGAAGTCCACCAATGAACTGATACAGAGATTCGCCGACTTTGCCACGGAAGGCCACACGGCCGACAATACCTTCGGGAACGAGCTTCTTGGATTTCTCCTGGAAATACCGATCAGAGCTGCCCTGCTTCATGGCGTCGATGGACCCCATGCCGCGATACTGCTTGTAGGTACGACCTTGATACAGGATGGTTTCGCCCGGAGACTCTTCAGTTCCAGCCAAGACCGAACCCATCATGCAGCAATTAGCACCGCAGGCCAACGCCTTGACCACGTCACCGGAAAATTTGATACCACCATCAGCAATGATGCATTTGCCGGCTTCACGAGCAGCGCGCGTGGCTTCCATCACGGCCGTTACCTGCGGCACACCCACACCGGACACGATCCGAGTCGTGCAAATGGATCCAGGACCGATACCAACTTTGACAGTGTCCACTCCGGCTTCGAGCAACGCCTTGGTCCCTTCATATGTTGCAACATTACCACCAATCAATTGAACGTTGGGATATGCGGCACGAAGTTCCCGCGTGGACTTGAGAATGTTTTCGGAATGACCATGAGCGGAATCAAGCACCAGGAAATCGGCTCCGGCGTGTAACAACGCCTCGGACCGGCTCAGGCAATCCTTGCCAACACCGATAGCCGCACCAACGAGCAGCCGCCCCTTGGAATCCTTGACGGCATCAGGATACTTCTTGTGCTTGTTGATATCCTTGATGGTAATCAATCCCTTGAGACGATTTTCCTCGTCCACCACAAGCAGCTTTTCAATCCGGTGCTGATGCAGTTTACGTTTGGCCTCTTCGTTATCAATGCCCTCGGGCACGGTCACGAGATCGCGAGAAGTCATCAGCTCGGAGACCAGCGGGTTATCATCCTTGACAAACCGAATGTCGCGGTTGGTGATGATACCGACCAGGTGATCGCCCTTGACCACCGGCAGCCCGGAAATACGGTATTCGGCCATGATCGCCTTGACCTTGCCCAAATCATCGTCAGGATGCACGGTGATGGGGTCGGAAATCATGCCGGACTCGGACTTCTTGACCCGATCGACTTCACGGGCCTGTTCACGAACAGACATATTTTTGTGAATGACCCCGGCACCGCCGTGTCTGGCCATGGAAATGGCCATACGGGATTCCGTCACCGTATCCATGGCAGCCGAAATCAGCGGAATATTCAACTTGATCTCGGGCGTCAGATACGTTGACACATCCACTTCGTTAGGCAAAATATTGGAATATGCCGGGACTAAAAGGACATCGTCAAAAGTCAATGCCTTATCGAGAATCTTGCTCATATATACCTCCAGAGCGATGGTTGACTACCTCTACGTTGAAGGCCGAACGTTTCCGCTCGGCCTTGTCTTTTTATTATAAGCCTAAATAGGCTTTTTTAACCTGCTCATCCTCAAGGAGCTTGTCGCAGGTATCGGTAAGAACCACCCGTCCGTTTTCCATGACGTACCCTCGATGCCCTATTTTGAGCGCGAGGTTGGCGTTCTGTTCCACCAAAAAAATGGTGGTATTGTTTTCCTCATTGACCTTCTGGATGATGTCGAAAATCTGTCGGACCACCAAAGGCGCAAGTCCCATTGACGGTTCATCCAAAAGCAGGAGACGTGGCTTTGCCATAAGAGCACGCCCGATGGCAAGCATCTGTTGCTCCCCTCCCGATAAAGTTCCGCCCTGTTGTCGTCTTCGTTCGGCCAAAATCGGGAACAAATCATAACAATAATCCATGTCCCGCTTGATTCCGTCCTTGTCGGAACGCATGAACGCGCCCATATCCAGATTTTCCTGAACAGTGAGTTCTGGAAAAATCAACCGGCCTTCAGGAACCTGACAAATTCCCCGGGACACGATCTTGTTCGGTGCTTCGCGAGAAATGTCCTCGCCTTCATACAACACTGCCCCTTCTCGGGCCTGAACCACGCCGCAGACAGTCATGAGCGTTGTAGACTTGCCAGCACCATTGGCCCCGATCAGGGTAATGATCTCCCCCTGATTGATATGCAAATTCACATCATAGAGGGCCTGGATATTACCGTAAAAACTCTGCACATCTCGCAATTCGAGCATTTTAGTCATCATGATCCTCCCCGAGATACGCCTTGATAACCGTTGGATTTTCAGCGATTTCCTGCGGCGTCCCAGTCGCGATCATACGCCCATAGTCCAAAACATAGATTCGATCGGACATGGACATGACCATTTTCATATCGTGCTCGATGAGCATGATGGAAATGTTGAACTGCTCCCGAATCACCGTAATAAGCTGCTCCAGTTCCAAGGTTTCCTGAGGATTCATGCCTGCGGCCGGTTCATCCAGCAACAACAGAAACGGATCCGTGGCCAAGGCCCGGGCGATTTCCAACCGCCGCTGCTTTCCGTATGGCATGTTTGACGATAACTCATCGGCAAACTCGCTCAATCCCACGAGTTCCAACAATCCATAGGCCTTTTCAATGACCGCCGACTCTTCCATGCGGGTTGCTTTATTGCGTGAAACAGCTCCCCATATGGACGATTTGGTCCGACAATGCGTGCCGATCATAACGTTTTCAAGCGCGGTCATGGAATGAAACAACCGGATATTCTGAAACGTTCTGGCCATACCGAGTTCAGTGACAATATTCGGTTTCTTGCCATTGATTCGTTTCGACTGTCCCGACGCGTCGGGATCGATGCTGACATCCCCGGACGTCGGGGTATAGATGCCGGTAATACAATTGAAGAACGTGGTTTTTCCTGCGCCATTGGGGCCGATCAGGGCCACGATTTCCTTGTCATGCACGACGAGATCGACTTCATCCAGGGCACGGATGCCTCCGAAGTCCTTGCTCACCGTGTTGACGTTCAAAACTGGATTATTCATCGGCTGCACTCGCGGTTTTAGAAGCTGTGTAATGGTAGATCTTGCGCTTCGCGCTGATCAATCCTTGTGGTCTGAAAACCATCACGAGCACCATGATGGCTCCGAACAACAACATTCTGAACTGGGCAAAATCTCGAAGATATTCCGGAACCAAAATCAAAATGATAGCCCCGGCGATAACACCACGAATGGACCCCATGCCACCGATAACGACAATGGACAGAATAATGGCCGATTCCCAAAAAGTAAACGATGCCGGATTGATAAAACTCGTCTTGGCCGCAAAAACAACACCGGCCATACCGGCCCACGTCGCTCCGAGGGCAAAGGCCATGAGTTTGGTCTTCATCTTGTCGATGCCCATGGCCTGACACGCGATTTCATCTTCGCGCAATGCCAGCCAGGCCCGTCCGATACGAGAATTTTGCAATCGATTGACACAAAAAATGGTGAAAATCAGCAACCCGAGCATGATATAATACATGTACTGGGTGGACCCGATCACACCGATTTTCATACCGAACAGCGCGGGGCGGTCAATGCCGGAAATACCAGATGGTCCCATGGTGACGTCGCCCCAGTTTTCCAGGACCAAGCGAATGATCTCACCAAAACCAAGAGTGACGATGGCCAGATAGTCACCACGCAACCGAAGGACCGGAAAGCCGAGAATGACACCGAGCAATGCGCCAAGGATGGCACCAATGGGAAGCATGAACCAGAAGCCGATTCCCCAATGCATGTTGCACAAGGCGTAGGCATAGGCTCCGACGGCGTAAAACGCCACATATCCGAGGTCGAGCAGACCGGCCAGCCCGACAACAATATTGAGTCCCAACCCGAGTACAATGTACACGAGGCAGGAAACCATGATATTTGTCTGATAGAGATCAAATACTTCCGGAAAGGCCACGGCAATCAATGCCAATGCGCCAAGGGCCACGAATTTCAAAACCGTATGGGACTGTATCTGCGTGAGCAGGGATTCCATGCGGGATTCCCGGGTGCTCTCATCTTTTTTGAGGTCCTTTCGGGCCAAAAGCCAACGCCACACAAAGGAACCGAAAAAAACCGCTCCAGCGATGTACGCCAAGCGTTCCCAGTGCCACACCACCGTTTTTTCGATGGTGTTGACCCGGATAACCATGATGGGGAATGTTAAAAAGGCGAACCAAAGAGCGGCGACGAACGACCTCTTCAACGCCTGGGCAAAGGAATCGCACCCGGCGGTAAAAAAGAAGCTGAAAAAGCTCTGTTGGGTCATGGTAATACGTGTGTTACTCACAATATATTCCTTGCACGATACTTACTCTCATGCTGCTTGAAAATCAAAACTTAGACCTTCTGGGTCTTTTCCTTGCCCATGATGCCCGACGGCCTGAAAATCAGGATAAGCACCAAGAGACAGAACGCGAACACATCCTCGTAATCCGATGAGACGTATCCGGTCGCGAACGCTTCGGTCAGGCCGAGTACCAATGCGCCGAGCATGGCACCGGGGATAGACCCGATTCCACCGAGCACGGCGGCGGTAAACGCTTTGATTCCAGCGATAAAGCCGATGTAGTAGTTGATCTGCCCAATATGTGAAGCGATCAACACACCGCCAACAGCGGCCAGGCTGGACCCGATAATGAAGGTCGCGGAAATGACCATATCGACATTGATGCCGACCAGCATGGCCATTTTCCGATTCTGGGCCGTGGCGCGCATGGCCTTGCCCAGTTTGGTGAACTTGATAAAGACCGTCAGCCCGACGCACGAAAGCACCGTGGCAAGGATGATGACCAGCTCTGAGGAGCTGATGATGGACCCCATGGATTCCATAAATCCGAACTCGGGAATGAGTTCGGGAAACGGCAGGAAGTCCGAAGTCTGAGCAAGCATGACATAATTTTGCAAGAAAATGGACATACCAATGGCGGAAATCAGCGGGGACAACCGGGGCGCACCGCGCAACGGTTTATACGCCACCTTTTCGATGGTGTACCCGTAGGCTGCTGCCCAAATGACCGCGCAGACCAAGGCAATGGCCAGGATGGCAATGCCGGGGAACCCGAGCATCGTCAATAATCCCGCAACGATCAGTCCGGTAAACGCACCGATCATGTAGATTTCGCCATGAGCGAAGTTGATAAGTTCGATAATCCCGTAGACCATGGTATAGCCCAGGGCGATAAGGGCATATATGCTGCCCCGGGTTAATCCACCCAAAAACAGCTCAAGAAAATATTCCATTACGTGAAATCCTGTGCATTGAATAAACCTAGGGGACAGGCATAGGCCTGTCCCCTGATTTATTGTGTTTTAACTGTCAACGACTACTTAATTTCAACGTACTTGCCGTCTTGGACCTGATAGATCGCAAATCCAACGCCCTCGGCATCGCCTTTGGCATCGAACTTGATATTGCCGACAGGGGTTTCGACTTTCTTGGTCCGAAGTGCTTCGACAACCGCATCGTAATCCGTTGTCCCGGCATTTTCAACAGCCTTGAGCAAGGCCAGGGCTGCGGAATACGCTTCCGGGAAAAATGGACCGGGGTCAGTGCCGAACTTCGCCTTGTGCGCTTCAACAGCTTCCTTGTAGAGCGGATTGGATGAGAAATCCATGGGACCAGTGGCGTACACGCCTTCCGCATACTTACCGGCAACCTTGATGAAGGTGTCATCCTTCACACCGTCGTCAGACAGGAAGGGAATCTCAAGTCCCTTCTTGCGCATCCCGGTCACGACCTTGGATGCTTCGGGGTGATAGCCACCGAAAATAACGGCGTCCGCGCCGGAACTCTTGATCTTCTGGACAACAGCCGAATAATCAACGGCACCGGGAGTCACGCCTTCAAAGAGGGCGACTTCGATGTCGGCATCGGCTTCGATGAACTGTTTGCAGAAAGAGGCAAAGCCCTTGCCGTAGTCACCCTTATCGTGAATGACGGCGATATTCTTGAGACCAAGCTGCTTGGCAAAATCCACTTCAAGCTGTGCCTGGGCATCATCCGGAGCAATGGTCCGGAAAAAATTCGGGTATTCGCCGGACTGGGTCAACGGCGGGTTGGTTGCGGAGGGAGACATAACCACGATCTGGCCATCCAGATACAGCGGCAATGCGGCCTTGGTCGCACCGGAGCAGATATGCCCGAGCACGATCTTCACATCGTCTGATAACATTTTTGTCGCAGCGTTTGTCGCCAGCTCAGGTTTGCACTGGTCATCCTGTGCAGCAACTTCGACCATGGCACCATTGATGCCACCAGCAGCGTTGATTTTTTCAACAACAAGCTTGGCCGCATTGACGGTAGGCAGACCATAGGATGCCAGGTCACCGGAATGTGCGCCCGCTACACCGAGAACAATTGTCTCGGGAGCAGCGATTTCACCCGTTGCCACATCAGCCTTTTCATCCGCTTTTTCGGCCTTTTCAGCTTCACTGCCACACGCTGCCAGCATGGCCACCATGACCAGGCACAGAGCGATCAGACTCAGTTTGACTCTCATGCTTCTCTCTCCTAAAAAAGTATAAGGTTCATCTCCATTTTGGTATCCGCAATAGACATGTCGTCCACCCAAAAAACAGCTCCCCGCAGTTTTCGAGTGAAGTATGACATTGTAGAGATTTTACAAAAATTGTCAATTCTATCCGCTCGAACCCACGGGGAGTCAAGAGTCTGATATAGTGTGCTTTTTATTGCCCAAGTTCCTCCCGGGCGAGCTTTATCATTTCCTGATCATCCTTTTCCAGTTCCAGAACCCGAGTAAAACAGGTTTTCGCGGCATCCGGTTTTTTGAAATAGTGCTTGTAAATCACACCCAGATTGAACAGGGCGAGTGTGTCAGTGTCGTCAATGGCGAGGATGGCCTCATAGGCTTCGCTCGCCTTGGTGAAGTCTTCCTTATTGAAATACGCGATACCAACACCTTTCAAAATCATGGTATTTTCCGGCTGGAGCGTCCGAGCCTTGCCCAATGGTTCCAAGGCGCGGTCCCAGGCACGCATCATGAGAAAGGAATTCCCCAGACCAATCAGGGCATCCACATCATTCGGATCGGCATCCACCCGGGCCATGTATTCCTTGACTTGGGACATGGCCCCATTCATGGCGTTACCCGGCATACCGTCTCCATCATGGTCGTGTCCGTCATCGGCTGTATGTTGAGGCTGAACCTTCACAAACAGGTTGGGATTGTCCATCCGATAGACAAAACTGGTCATGAACATGACCCCGATCGCCACCACCATGGTCACGATAACGGCCTTTCGGCCAAAGGTTGCTGCTTTAGCAGTCATGATCGTCTCCCAAAAGTTCAAGTTGTTGCACCCGCTTTTCCAAGCCGACGGATTTGGACGCCAAAAAGACGAGATACCCGGCAACACCGAGCCAGACAGCGACATTTGCGATAAAAATATAGGTGGTTGCAGACATTGTGTATCCTTTCATAAAGTAAGACGTTCTACGAGGCATCATCCCAGCGCAGCAAAGCTTCGAGCCGGGCCTGCTGAGCCAGTTGTTTCACCCGGGTCAGCACCATGGCCCCCCACATGAATCCAAAGGCAATCAATCCGGAAAAAACGGTGTACCACATACGGATTTCCATGCCCGATCCTTGACGCGCCAACCCATCCGGATGCGCACTGCCCCATAACTTTGCGGAAAAAAAGACCAATGGAACATCCAGAAATGCGACAATTCCCAAGACAGCGCAAACCAACGCCTTGCGGTCCCGCCCCATGGGCGTATTTCGCAGCACCAAATACCCCGCATAGACATACCACATGATGAGTGCCGTGGTCAGTTTCGGGTCCCACAGCCACCAATGGCCCCATTCAGCGCGTGCCCACACCGAGCCAGTCACCAAAGCAAGTGTGGCAAAAAGCACGCCGATTTCAGCAGCGGCTCCGGCCACACGATCATAGGTATCCTTACGCGTGAACAGATAGAGAATCGAAGCCACGAAAACCACAAAGAACGACACCAGTGCCCACCACGAGCACGGCAGATGCATATAAAAAATCTTCTGAACAGGACCGGATTGCGCCACCGGGGCATAAAACCATATCATGGATTGATGCACGAGCAGGGCCACCCCTGCCAACAACGCGAGCACTTTCACTTTCATCGTTACTCTTCCCCACTATAAACAAACGGGAACAGGAACAGCCCAGCCCCGGAAAACAGACAATCAAAGGCAAAAATCACGCCGAGCCACTTGCCGGGGACATCGATCATTTCCGGCGAAAAACACATGCCGAATAAAGTGATACCGGACAAGAGCACGGGTAATAACAATGGAAAAACAATAACGGACAACAGGGATTCACGAGCGGCCTGTCCCTGAGACAAGGCCCCGAGCAATGCGCCAATCACGACCAGCCCGATATCGGCTCCGATCAAGGTCACGGCCAGCAACCACACGGGACCATGGATACTTTGTCCAAGAAACGCCGCTGTTGCAGGCAAAAAAACCAGTTGGGAAACCAGCAACAAGCTCAAGCCGGCCACACCTTTTCCGATCCAGACAGCATGAACCGGTACGGGTGAGGACAGGATGCCGATCCGTGCCCCGTTCGCCTCTTCAATGGCAAACAGATCATTGAAAACCAACACCAGTCCAAAGGCGGACGCGAGCCAAAAAATAGCTCCGGCCGCTTGCGGAGAAATCGTTCCCCCCAAGGGTTTGGACAATGAAAACAAAAAGATGAGTAACAACCCGAGCAGCACGGCCTGCACCAGCCCCTGTCCGCCGGACAGAGACAACTTGAGATCTTTGGAGGCGATTATTCCAGCACGTTTCAGCATGGTGCCTCCATTTCATATGCCGCAGCCGGACCAAAATACGCCACTTTTCTGCTGCCGAGCACCAACACCGAGTCGGCCAGTGCCGTATCTTCCTGCACCTGATGACTGATCCAGACCACACTGACACCTCGATCCCGGAACCCGGTAATCTCACGGCGCAAATTGGCCAGCGAACGCGGGTCCAGCCCGGTTCCCGGTTCATCCAAAAAAATCAATTTCGGCTCGACCAGATAAATCCGCGCCAGATTGAGGCGTTGCGCCATGCCGCGTGAAAACGACCCGGCCTTTTCTTCGGCTGCACGCTCCAAACCGACCCGCTTCAACAAGCCAACAAGGGCTTTCCTATCTGAAGACAGTCCATACATCGAACCCCAGAATTGCAGATTTTCCAAGGCCGACAGTCCCGGATAAATAAACGTGGCATGGCCGAGATAGGCCGTGTCTTCCGGCTCGACGCCCAGGGAAACCGCTCCGGCTGACGGCTTGGACAGTCCGGCCATGATACGCATAAGCGTGGATTTCCCCGCCCCATTATGCCCGGCAACAAGCAGTATTTCACCGGGACCGACATGACAGGAAACATTCTTGAAAACGAGTTTGTTGCCAAAAAACTTGGCCACTCGACTCACCGAAAGCACAGGCGACTCCGCCATTTATGCCACCTCGCCGGGCTTGCGCACACGTCGAAGGAGCAGGAAAGCGAACAGACTCATGAACGTCCCGCCGATCCAAATCCAGTTGATAAGCGGATTGACACTGATCTTGAAGCTCGCCTTGTCATCCTGCGTCAAGCCGAGCAACGTGGCGTACAATTCGTCCCCGAGTCCCGGAATGGTGGACACCTCGGCAAACTGTTGGCGTTCAAAATTCCGGTAAATCCGCTTGTCAGGCGTCATGATCCCGATCAATCTGCCATCCTCGAACACTTCAAGGGTTGCTGTGGCGCGCACCTTGATATCGCCAATATTACCGTCCTGCACCAGATTGGTAAAAGTGACAGTGTAGTCATCAATGACCACGGATTCGCCTTTGCCCAAAATAATTTCCTGCTCAATCTGGTATGGCCCGGAAAAGGCGATACCCAAGGCCATGAGCACCAAGCCCAAATGGATACCGTAGGCACCCCAGGATTGCCGCATTTTTCGCATGGCCGGATAGAACAGAAACAACAGAACCATACCGACCATGGCCGCGACCGATGAAGCCGCAGTAAAAGCGGCCAGCACATTGGTCATCCCGGACAGATAGAATCCGACAAAGCTCCCGACCAGCGCCACGGTGACGCCGACAAAGCCTTTCATGTTGCGAATACCGCCCTTCCAGCCAAGCCATGGACAGTAGCAGAAGATGAAAACCAGACAGGCCATGAATGGCAGACAGACCCGATTGTAAAAATGCGCGTCCAGTCCGAGCGGCTTGTCGGTCCAAATCTGACTGATGACCGGCCACATCGTTCCCAATGTGACAATGAGTCCCAAAGCCAGCAGGAACCAGGCTGCGATAACGAGCATTCCCTGTCGGCTCAAAAATTCCGACAGACTGCGATGGGTCAGCCTTTCCGAAAAGAATGTCACCAACATGGTCACGAACAAACCTATCATCATGGACCAGAACAGCGGCTTGGCCACCCCGGATTCTCCAAAAGTATGCAAAGAATCAATGACGCCAGACCGAGTCAGATAGGTAGAAAAGACACAGAGAATGAAGGTCAGGGACATCAGAAAGACATTGGTGCGCTGCAAGGCGTTGCGTCGCGATTCAATGATGGACGTATGCAACACAGCGGTTCCGGCGAACCATGGGATCAACGAAGCATTCTCGACCGGGTCCCATGCCCAGTAACCGCCCCACCCGAGTTCCATATATGACCACCAGCCACCAAGCACGATACCGGCGGTCAGGAATACCCATGACAGGATATTCCAGTTGCGGGTCACGGCGATCCACGATTTCTTTTCGCCAGCGATCGACGCAGCCAAGGCCGCACTTGCCGGAATGGCATACAAGGCAAAACCAAGGAACAACAAGGGCGGATGGAAAATCATGCCGGGATTTCGCAAAAGCGGATTCAGGCCACGACCGTCACCAGGGGCTGGAATAATCTCAATAAACGGATTGGACCACCCGGTAAGCAGAAGCAGGAAAAACCCCTGAATGGAGAGAAAGAACATCCAAAAATACAGTTTGGTCTCGTCACTGAAAGACTTGTAGCCAGGGGTTGTTATCAGGATCATTCCAGAAACGGCAATAATCAACTCCCAGAAAAGCAACGACCCTTCTCGGCCGCCCCACAAGGCGGTCAGCGTGTAGATAAAGGACAAAGCGTTGTCCACGTTGTCATAAACGTATCGGAAGGAGTAATCCCTCGACATCAGGGCAATGAGCAGCAATACCGTGGAAAAGATCACGCCCACGGACGCGAAAAGCTGCCCTCGCTCAATGACAAGCAACGAATTTGTATTTCGCCGCCACGCCGCGACACCGGAAAACCCGGCAAGAAAAAGAAAGGCAAGCAGGGAAAAAAGCAAACCGACATATCCGGTCAGGTGCATAAAAATCTCCTTACGATATCAACATGCGAACATCAGGGCTATACTGCCGGAATCCGCGAATTCACGACGAACGGTTATACGCCGGTAGTCAGAGAAAAAAAAGGAAGCAACCATGTGAAAAAGATTTCACTAGCTGGTATACTTGCCTGCCTGCTCTACCTCTTTGCTTTGTTCTTCATATTTGGAAGGACATTTTGTGACCAAAGTTCTGGCAATGAACACCTCTCCATCATTGGAGAACGTGCCCTCGACAATGACCTCGGCATCTTCCTTGAATGTATCGGGCAAGGCCCCCTTGAACTGAACCCGCAAGGATTTACCGTGTTCCAACTTATCGATCAGATCGAAGTTGGCTCCGAGCTTTCCTTCGACGATTTCGAGATTGCTGGGTGCCACCTTACCAAACAGGCGAGCCTGTCCAATCTGGGTCCGATCTTCAGCCAAGGCCTCGGACACATTCAGGAAATAGACGGAATCTTCTGTCAAACCGGAAAAAATAAGATACCCGAGACCGCCCAAAAACAACGCCAGAGCGACGCCGTAGACCGCCTTATTTGATTTTTTAGCCATTATGAGTCCTTGCGTTTTGCCGCAGTTTCATTTTTGCCGTTGGATGTCTTGGACCGACTGCCAGTCAGTTCGTCCCGACGTATTCGGGCGAGTTCTCGCATATCCACCACTTGGTCGGTCTCGTCAACAATTTCACTGCCCAAAAT containing:
- a CDS encoding cytochrome c-type biogenesis CcmF C-terminal domain-containing protein, with protein sequence MHLTGYVGLLFSLLAFLFLAGFSGVAAWRRNTNSLLVIERGQLFASVGVIFSTVLLLIALMSRDYSFRYVYDNVDNALSFIYTLTALWGGREGSLLFWELIIAVSGMILITTPGYKSFSDETKLYFWMFFLSIQGFFLLLLTGWSNPFIEIIPAPGDGRGLNPLLRNPGMIFHPPLLFLGFALYAIPASAALAASIAGEKKSWIAVTRNWNILSWVFLTAGIVLGGWWSYMELGWGGYWAWDPVENASLIPWFAGTAVLHTSIIESRRNALQRTNVFLMSLTFILCVFSTYLTRSGVIDSLHTFGESGVAKPLFWSMMIGLFVTMLVTFFSERLTHRSLSEFLSRQGMLVIAAWFLLALGLIVTLGTMWPVISQIWTDKPLGLDAHFYNRVCLPFMACLVFIFCYCPWLGWKGGIRNMKGFVGVTVALVGSFVGFYLSGMTNVLAAFTAASSVAAMVGMVLLFLFYPAMRKMRQSWGAYGIHLGLVLMALGIAFSGPYQIEQEIILGKGESVVIDDYTVTFTNLVQDGNIGDIKVRATATLEVFEDGRLIGIMTPDKRIYRNFERQQFAEVSTIPGLGDELYATLLGLTQDDKASFKISVNPLINWIWIGGTFMSLFAFLLLRRVRKPGEVA
- a CDS encoding cytochrome c maturation protein CcmE; the encoded protein is MAKKSNKAVYGVALALFLGGLGYLIFSGLTEDSVYFLNVSEALAEDRTQIGQARLFGKVAPSNLEIVEGKLGANFDLIDKLEHGKSLRVQFKGALPDTFKEDAEVIVEGTFSNDGEVFIARTLVTKCPSKYEEQSKEVEQAGKYTS